In a genomic window of Quercus lobata isolate SW786 chromosome 4, ValleyOak3.0 Primary Assembly, whole genome shotgun sequence:
- the LOC115986529 gene encoding phosphoglycerate kinase, cytosolic: protein MATKRSVSTLKQADLKGKRVFVRVDLNVPLDDNFNITDDTRIRAAVPTIKYLQSHGARVILSTHLGRPKGVTPKYSLKPIVPRLSELLGVEVKMANDCIGEEVEKLVAEIPEGGVLLLENVRFHKEEEKNDPEFSKKLASLADLYVNDAFGSAHRAHASTEGVAKFLKPAVAGFLMQKELDYLVGAVSNPKRPFAAIVGGSKVSSKIGVIESLLGKVNLLLLGGGMIFTFYKAQGYSVGSSLVEEDKLDLATTLIEKAKAKGVSLLLPTDVVIADKFAADANSKVVPASAIPDGWMGLDIGPDSIKTFNEALDTTQTVIWNGPMGVFEFEKFAAGTEAIAKKLADLSAKGVTTIIGGGDSVAAVEKVGLADKMSHISTGGGASLELLEGKPLPGVLALDDA from the exons ATGGCTACCAAGAGGAGTGTGAGTACTTTGAAACAGGCAGATTTGAAGGGTAAGAGGGTGTTTGTGAGGGTTGATCTCAACGTGCCTTTGGATGACAACTTTAACATCACTGATGACACTAGAATCCGCGCTGCTGTACCCACCATCAAGTACTTGCAGAGCCATGGTGCCAGAGTCATCCTCTCCACTCACCTT GGACGCCCAAAGGGTGTTACACCTAAATACAGTTTGAAGCCAATTGTTCCAAGGCTGTCTGAACTTCTTGGAGTTGAG GTTAAGATGGCAAATGACTGCATTGGTGAGGAAGTTGAGAAGTTGGTGGCTGAAATTCCAGAGGGAGGTGTTTTGCTCCTTGAGAATGTGAGATTCCATAAGGAGGAAGAGAAGAACGACCCTGAATTCTCAAAGAAGCTAGCCTCTCTTGCAGATCTCTATGTGAATGATGCATTTGGAAGTGCTCACAGGGCCCATGCTTCCACAGAGGGAGTGGCTAAGTTCTTGAAACCAGCTGTTGCTGGATTCCTCATGCAGAAG GAACTTGACTATCTTGTCGGAGCTGTATCTAATCCCAAGAGGCCATTCGCTGCTATTGTTGGCGGTTCAAAGGTGTCCAGCAAGATTGGAGTGATAGAATCCTTGTTGGGAAAGGTTAACCTTCTTTTGCTGGGTGGAGGGATGATCTTTACCTTCTACAAGGCTCAAGGGTATTCAGTTGGCTCCTCCCTTGTGGAGGAAGACAAGCTTGATCTTGCAACAACACTAATTGAGAAGGCTAAGGCAAAAGGGGTGTCTCTACTGCTTCCAACTGATGTTGTTATTGCTGACAAATTTGCTGCTGATGCTAATAGCAAG GTTGTTCCAGCATCTGCTATCCCTGATGGTTGGATGGGATTGGATATTGGACCTGATTCTATCAAGACATTCAACGAAGCTCTGGATACCACCCAAACTGTCATCTGGAATGGACCTATGGGCGTGTTTGAGTTCGAAAAATTCGCAGCAGGAACAGAG gCGATTGCAAAGAAGCTGGCAGACCTAAGTGCCAAGGGGGTGACAACGATCATTGGAGGAGGTGACTCTGTTGCAGCTGTTGAGAAGGTTGGTCTAGCTGACAAGATGAGCCATATATCAACTGGAGGTGGTGCCAGCTTAGAGCTTCTTGAGGGAAAACCACTCCCTGGTGTCCTTGCTCTTGACGATGCCTGA
- the LOC115986530 gene encoding phosphoglycerate kinase, chloroplastic — protein MASATAPTTLSLLPTTTSSSTSHTRSSLLHLSPTSSSISLRSTSLRRLGFSAADPLLSLKVASKVRSFGGKGVRGVVSMVKKSVGDLTSADLKGKKVFVRADLNVPLNDNQEITDDTRIRAAVPTIKHLIQNGAKVLLSSHLGRPKGVTPKFSLAPLVPRLSELLGIQVVKADDCIGPEVEKLVASLPDGSVLLLENVRFYKEEEKNDPEFAKKLASLADLYVNDAFGTAHRAHASTEGVTKFLKPSVAGFLLQKELDYLVGAVSRPKRPFAAIVGGSKVSSKIGVIESLLEKVDILLLGGGMIFTFYKAQGISVGSSLVEEDKLDLATTLMEKAKAKGVSLLLPTDVVIADKFAPDANSKIVPASAIPDGWMGLDIGPDSIKTFNDALETTKTVIWNGPMGVFEFDKFAAGTEAVAKKLAELSGKGVTTIIGGGDSVAAVEKVGVASVMSHISTGGGASLELLEGKQLPGVLALDEATPVAV, from the exons ATGGCTTCAGCCACCGCACCCACCACCCTCTCTCTTCTCCCCACCACCACTTCTTCTTCCACCTCCCACACTCGCTCTTCACTCCTCCACCTCTCTCCCACTTCCTCTTCCATTTCTCTGCGCTCCACAAGCCTTCGTCGCCTTGGTTTCTCTGCCGCTGATCCTCTCTTATCTCTCAAAGTGGCCTCCAAAGTCCGTTCATTTGGTGGCAAAGGAGTGAGGGGCGTTGTGTCTATGGTCAAGAAGAGTGTTGGAGACTTGACTTCCGCGGACTTGAAGGGGAAGAAGGTGTTTGTGAGAGCTGACTTGAATGTGCCTCTCAATGACAACCAGGAGATCACTGATGATACAAGGATCAGGGCTGCTGTACCAACTATCAAGCATTTGATTCAGAATGGGGCAAAAGTCCTTCTTTCCAGCCATTTG GGACGACCAAAGGGTGTTACTCCAAAATTTAGCCTGGCACCACTTGTACCTCGACTTTCTGAACTCCTAGGCATTCAG GTTGTAAAAGCAGATGACTGTATTGGTCCAGAGGTAGAAAAGTTGGTGGCTTCACTTCCTGATGGCAGTGTTCTTCTTCTTGAAAATGTGAGATTTTACaaggaggaagaaaagaatgatCCTGAGTTTGCAAAGAAGCTTGCATCCTTAGCAGATCTTTACGTGAATGATGCATTTGGAACTGCACATAGAGCTCATGCATCAACAGAAGGAGTTACAAAATTCTTGAAGCCATCTGTTGCAGGGTTCCTATTGCAGAAG GAACTTGACTATCTTGTTGGAGCAGTATCAAGGCCAAAGAGGCCATTTGCAGCCATTGTGGGTGGCTCAAAGGTTTCATCCAAGATTGGAGTAATTGAATCGCTTCTAGAAAAGGTTGATATCCTACTTCTAGGTGGAGGAATGATCTTCACTTTTTACAAGGCACAGGGTATCTCAGTAGGTTCATCCCTGGTAGAAGAAGATAAGCTTGATCTTGCAACAACACTCATGGAGAAGGCCAAGGCAAAGGGAGTTTCTCTTTTGTTACCTACCGATGTGGTAATTGCGGACAAGTTTGCTCCTGATGCTAACAGCAAG ATTGTGCCAGCTTCTGCCATCCCTGATGGCTGGATGGGGTTGGATATTGGACCAGATTCCATTAAGACATTCAACGATGCTTTGGAAACAACTAAAACTGTCATTTGGAATGGACCAATGGGAGTGTTTGAGTTTGACAAGTTTGCAGCTGGAACAGAG GCTGTAGCAAAGAAGCTGGCAGAACTTAGTGGGAAGGGAGTGACAACAATAATTGGAGGTGGAGATTCTGTTGCTGCAGTAGAGAAAGTAGGAGTTGCTTCTGTGATGAGCCACATTTCAACTGGTGGTGGTGCTAGTTTGGAACTGTTGGAAGGCAAACAGCTTCCTGGTGTCCTTGCTCTTGATGAAGCCACACCAGTTGCTGTGTAA